Part of the Desulfuromonadales bacterium genome is shown below.
GCGCAGCCGCCTGCTGACCGTGCTCGACGCCATGAACGACCTCGCCTACATCACCTCGGCCGATTATCGCGTCGAGTTCATGAACCGGGCCATGGTCGAGGTTTTCGGCGCCCATAACGGCATTCACTGCTACGAAGTTTATGGCCGCCAGACCGCCTGTCCCTGGTGCCCGCTGCCGCAGGTGCTGCTCGCGGAGACAGTGCGGGAAGAGCGCTTCGTCGAGATCAACGGCCGAACCTACGAAATCATGCACACCTCGCTGACCGACGCTGACGGGCAGATTCACAAACTCTCGGTCTTTCGCGACATCACCGAGCGCAAGGAGGCCGAAAAAAAGCTGCGCGCGGCCAATCAGGAACTCGACGCCTTCGTCTACACCGTCTCCCATGACCTGCGTACACCGCTGACGCCGATCATGGGTTTCGCTGAATTTCTCAAGGAAGAATACGGCGGTCGGCTTGATGCACAGGCGATTGATATGCTCGAGGAGATCGAGAAGCAGGGGGAAAAAATGCTGGCGCTGCTGGAGGACCTTCTGGCCCTGGCCCGCGTCGGCCGCATCGAAACCCCGGCGAATGCAGTCGACGTCACCGCCGTGGTGAAGCAGGTTCTCGAAGACCTCAGCGAAACCATCAGCCGGGACGGAATTGCGGTGACGTTGAACAACCTTCCGCCGCTGAAGGCGCCGGAAACGCTGCTCGCGCAACTCTTCTCCAATCTGATCGGCAATGCCCTGCGCTATGCCGGCGGGACGGGGGCCCGGATCGAAATCTGCGGCGAGCCCGGCGATGGGCGGATTCTCTATTACGTCCGCGATCACGGCCCCGGCATCCCACCCGAGGAGCGCTCGCTCATCTTCGATCTCTTCTACCGCGGGTCCACAGCGGGAAAAACGATTGGGACCGGGATCGGTCTGGCGACCGTGCGCAAGATTGTCCGCCTCTTCGACGGGCGGATCCGGGTCGAAGAGACCCCGGGCGGCGGCAGCACCTTCGTAGTCGAGTTCCCTTCGGCTGCCGAATAATAATCAGGGTGGTGCCATCCCCTTTTCCTGCAATTCCCTGAGCGCCTCGGCGGTCTTGACGAGTCCTTCCAGCCCCATCCCCTTGAGAACGTGCTCCGCCTTGGTGAACTGGATGCCGTCATACTGGACGACCTGGACGTGGTTCCCCCAAGGGTCGAGAAAGTCGAGGCCCGGGCCCGGCAGGATTGTGGCGTCGAGCTTTGCCAGCGACCTGCGCACCGCTTCCCGGTCATTGACCACCAGGCCAAAGTGGCGGGCACGGTCGGCCGGCTGGGTCCGCTTCGGCGAGAGGTTGATGAACTGGTCGCCCAGGTCGATGAAGGCCATGCCATCGTGCCAGCCGCGCAGCTTGAGTTCGAACAGCGTTCCGTAAAACTCCAGCGCGGCGTCCACATCATCCACCTCCAGGGCCACGTGGTTGATCCCCACCGCCCGGGCTTTCCTTTTCGTTTCCATGCAAACCTCCTTTGCGTTGCAAATGAGTAGAGCGCAGGGCGAACCCTGCGCTCTACTCCATTGACAGCTGACTTCTCTGGCCTCAGCCCAGGATCTGTTTCATGTCCGCTTCCACCGTGCCGATCGGGGCGAGCTTGAAGTTCTCGACCAGGAAGTTGAGGACGTTGGGGGTGACGAAGGCGGGCAGGCTCGGGCCGATCTTCATGTTCTGGATGCCGAGGGAGAGCAGGGAGAGGAGCACCACCACCGCCTTCTGCTCATACCAGGACAGGATGATGGAGAGCGGCAGGTCGTTCACCCCGCACTTGAAGGCGTCGGCCAGGGCCAGGGCGATCTGCACCGCCGAGTAGGCGTCGTTGCACTGGCCGACATCGAGCAGGCGGGGAATGCCGCCGATATCTCCCAGGTCGAGCTTGTTGAAGCGGTACTTGCCGCAGGCCAGGGTCAGGATGACCGTGTCCTTCGGCAACTCCTCGGCGAACCGGGTGTAGTAGTTGCGCCCGGTCTTGGCGCCGTCGCAGCCGCCGATGACAAAGAAGCGGCGGATCTGGCCGGCCTTGACGGCGGCGATGACCTTGTCCGCCAGCCCCAGCACCGCGTGGTGCCCGCAGCCGGTGAGGATGTCCTTACCCGGCTTCTCGGGGAGATCGCCGGCAGCCTGGGCCGCCTTGATGACCTCGGAGAAATCCCAGCCCTCGATGTGCTTCACCCCCGGCCACTGCACCCGGCCCCAGGTGAAGAGACGCTCTTTGTAATTGTCGGCGGGGCGCTGGATGCAGTTGGTATTGAAGATGATGGCGCCGGGGAACTCCTGGAACTCCTTGAACTGGTCCTGCCAGGCGCCGCCGAAATTGCCGGCGAGGTGTTTGTACTTCTTCAGCCCCGGATAGCCGTGCGCAGGCAGC
Proteins encoded:
- a CDS encoding VOC family protein, which translates into the protein METKRKARAVGINHVALEVDDVDAALEFYGTLFELKLRGWHDGMAFIDLGDQFINLSPKRTQPADRARHFGLVVNDREAVRRSLAKLDATILPGPGLDFLDPWGNHVQVVQYDGIQFTKAEHVLKGMGLEGLVKTAEALRELQEKGMAPP
- the hcp gene encoding hydroxylamine reductase codes for the protein MEEMFCYQCEQAASGTGCTKMGVCGKTPEVAAIQDMIVWGLKGMAFWADQARQKGAIDRNIDVFMIEALFSTVTNVDFDPENLTRVARQVSAMRDKAQQLFEKAAGGPYAGEVPEAARPWSPPATAAQAEAEGRRHPVKDPSIDPDVHSVQQILIYGCKGMSAYADHAHILGRDDDAIYGFLHKAMAATLDRSKGLMDFVNLAMECGKMNIQCTGLLNEAHTQRFQPPVPTPVNIGTRAGKGILVSGHDLKMLEELLKQTEGKGINIYTHVEMLPAHGYPGLKKYKHLAGNFGGAWQDQFKEFQEFPGAIIFNTNCIQRPADNYKERLFTWGRVQWPGVKHIEGWDFSEVIKAAQAAGDLPEKPGKDILTGCGHHAVLGLADKVIAAVKAGQIRRFFVIGGCDGAKTGRNYYTRFAEELPKDTVILTLACGKYRFNKLDLGDIGGIPRLLDVGQCNDAYSAVQIALALADAFKCGVNDLPLSIILSWYEQKAVVVLLSLLSLGIQNMKIGPSLPAFVTPNVLNFLVENFKLAPIGTVEADMKQILG
- a CDS encoding PAS domain-containing sensor histidine kinase, whose translation is MGQGFLNILSLEQVLRTIPSGLFLVDRDQRIVYWNAEAERITGYPAAEAVGRHCSFLAGIPCGRSCGLYNAAVVKPVIGVPCSVRTRDARRIILTKNVDYLRDKDGQIIGGVESFIEITRQKRLERGLRRHALELEHAVRRRTAELEAERSRLLTVLDAMNDLAYITSADYRVEFMNRAMVEVFGAHNGIHCYEVYGRQTACPWCPLPQVLLAETVREERFVEINGRTYEIMHTSLTDADGQIHKLSVFRDITERKEAEKKLRAANQELDAFVYTVSHDLRTPLTPIMGFAEFLKEEYGGRLDAQAIDMLEEIEKQGEKMLALLEDLLALARVGRIETPANAVDVTAVVKQVLEDLSETISRDGIAVTLNNLPPLKAPETLLAQLFSNLIGNALRYAGGTGARIEICGEPGDGRILYYVRDHGPGIPPEERSLIFDLFYRGSTAGKTIGTGIGLATVRKIVRLFDGRIRVEETPGGGSTFVVEFPSAAE